A single region of the Anticarsia gemmatalis isolate Benzon Research Colony breed Stoneville strain chromosome 19, ilAntGemm2 primary, whole genome shotgun sequence genome encodes:
- the LOC142981212 gene encoding AMP deaminase 2-like isoform X4 yields the protein MATGFVGSTKNFPFSFDVDVEEEEPGRNTPHLSKRIGSESPTSAVGAEAPRELPNELSAPYEVPQFPIEQIEKKLLIQRQLNVKAAECGQSVRSFGGSEAGANAVFEEGARLRIPDDDEPDLVLPHFQRVAISGEDTSGVPLEDLQQASSYLVQALEMRKRYMEMSQQAYAPITARFVRSMDADAPQHTPSHKHTRHIADHIVHPPFRAGKDPWECPYPAAKGYTIKSESGVFNLYKKGEDGKETRLPYEYINLQQYIQDKATMCNMIADGPLKSFCYRRLSYLSSKFQLHVLLNELRELASQKAVPHRDFYNIRKVDTHIHAASCMNQKHLLRFIKKTLKTHADEVVTLHKGSPMTLKAVFQSMNLSTYDLTVDMLDVHADRNTFHRFDKFNAKYNPIGESRLREVFLKTDNYMNGKYFARIIKEVASDLEESKYQNAELRLSIYGKSPSEWAKLAKWAIQYNVYSDNVRWLIQIPRLYDIFKSNKIMNNFQEFLSNIFQPLFEVTNDPNSNIELHKFLTHVIGFDSVDDESKPENPMLDAEAKSPEEWDDEENPPYAYYLYYMYANMTVLNHFRKEQGLNTFVLRPHCGEAGPVQHLVCGFMLAENISHGLLLRKVPVLQYLYYLAQISIAMSPLSNNSLFLNYHRNPLPEFLARGLCITLSTDDPLQFHFTKEPLMEEYSIAAQVWKLSSCDMCELARNSVLMSGFPHEMKQYWLGPNYQKEGVAGNDITRTNVPDIRISFRHETLLDELTNIFKLKRCATPLFF from the exons GGAGCGAGAGTCCGACCAGCGCAGTAGGTGCGGAGGCGCCTCGAGAGCTGCCCAATGAGCTGTCGGCGCCGTACGAAGTGCCGCAGTTCCCCATAGAACAGATCGAGAAGAAGCTGCTCATACAGAGACAGCTGAATGTCAA GGCTGCAGAATGCGGTCAGTCAGTGCGATCATTCGGTGGGAGCGAGGCCGGCGCGAACGCAGTGTTCGAGGAGGGGGCGCGGCTTCGAATCCCGGACGATGACGAACCTGACCTAGTGCTACCGCACTTTCAGAGAGTCGCTATCAGCGGGGAGGATACTTCTGGT GTGCCACTAGAAGACCTCCAGCAAGCATCCTCGTACCTGGTGCAGGCGCTGGAGATGCGCAAGCGCTACATGGAGATGTCGCAGCAGGCCTACGCGCCCATCACGGCGCGTTTCGTGCGCAGCATGGACGCCGACGCGCCGCAGCACACGCCCAGCCACAAGCACACACGACACATTGCTG ACCACATAGTCCACCCGCCATTCCGCGCGGGCAAGGACCCGTGGGAGTGTCCCTACCCCGCCGCGAAGGGCTACACCATCAAGTCTGAGAGCGGGGTGTTCAACTTGTACAAGAAGGGCGAGGACGGCAAGGAGACGCGTCTGCCCTACGAGTACATCAACCTGCAGCAGTACATACAGGATAAGGCTACTATGTGCAATATGATTGCTGATGGACCACT TAAGTCGTTCTGCTACCGTCGTCTGTCGTACCTGTCGTCCAAGTTCCAGCTGCACGTGCTACTGAACGAGCTGAGAGAGCTCGCCTCGCAGAAGGCAGTCCCTCACAGGGACTTCTATAACATCAG GAAGGTGGACACGCACATCCACGCAGCATCCTGCATGAACCAGAAGCACCTGCTGCGCTTCATCAAGAAGACGCTGAAGACGCACGCGGACGAGGTGGTCACGCTGCACAAGGGCTCGCCCATGACGCTCAAGGCCGTGTTCCAGTCCATGAACCTCAGCACCTATGACCTCACTGTGGACATGCTGGATGTTCATgct GACCGCAACACGTTCCATCGGTTCGACAAGTTCAACGCGAAGTACAACCCGATCGGAGAGAGCAGGCTGAGGGAGGTGTTCCTCAAGACTGACAACTACATGAACGGGAAGTACTTCGCCAGGATCATTAAG GAGGTAGCATCAGACTTGGAAGAGAGTAAGTACCAGAACGCGGAGTTGCGCCTGTCCATCTACGGCAAGAGTCCCAGCGAGTGGGccaagctggccaagtgggCCATACAGTACAACGTGTACTCAGACAACGTGCGCTGGCTCATACAGATACCTCGACTATA CGACATCTTCAAGTCGAACAAGATAATGAACAACTTCCAGGAGTTCCTGAGCAACATCTTCCAGCCGCTGTTCGAGGTCACCAACGATCCCAACAGCAACATCGAACTGCACAAGTTCTTAACT CACGTGATCGGCTTCGACAGCGTGGACGACGAGTCCAAGCCGGAGAACCCGATGCTGGACGCTGAAGCCAAGAGTCCTGAGGAGTGGGACGATGAGGAGAATCCTCCGTACGCCTACTACCTCTACTATATGTACGCCAACATGACCGTACTCAACCACTTCAGGAA GGAGCAAGGTCTGAACACGTTCGTGCTCCGTCCTCACTGCGGGGAGGCAGGTCCGGTCCAGCACCTGGTGTGTGGCTTCATGCTCGCTGAGAACATCTCCCACGGTCTGCTGCTCAGGAAG GTACCAGTCCTCCAGTACCTGTACTACCTGGCGCAGATCTCCATCGCGATGTCTCCGCTGTCCAACAACTCTCTGTTCCTGAACTACCACCGCAACCCGCTGCCCGAGTTCCTGGCGCGAGGACTGTGCATCACGCTCAGTACTGACGACCCGCTGCAGTTCCACTTTACCAAG GAGCCGCTGATGGAGGAGTACAGCATCGCGGCGCAGGTGTGGAAGCTCAGCTCGTGTGACATGTGCGAGCTCGCCAGGAACTCCGTGCTCATGTCCGGGTTCCCGCACGAG ATGAAGCAGTACTGGCTAGGCCCCAACTACCAGAAGGAGGGCGTGGCCGGCAACGACATCACCCGCACCAACGTGCCCGACATACGCATCTCCTTCCGACACGAGACCCTGCTCGACGAACTCACCAATATCTTCAAg
- the LOC142981212 gene encoding AMP deaminase 2-like isoform X6: MFGSKVECQKWTSTRNSWAAECGQSVRSFGGSEAGANAVFEEGARLRIPDDDEPDLVLPHFQRVAISGEDTSGVPLEDLQQASSYLVQALEMRKRYMEMSQQAYAPITARFVRSMDADAPQHTPSHKHTRHIADHIVHPPFRAGKDPWECPYPAAKGYTIKSESGVFNLYKKGEDGKETRLPYEYINLQQYIQDKATMCNMIADGPLKSFCYRRLSYLSSKFQLHVLLNELRELASQKAVPHRDFYNIRKVDTHIHAASCMNQKHLLRFIKKTLKTHADEVVTLHKGSPMTLKAVFQSMNLSTYDLTVDMLDVHADRNTFHRFDKFNAKYNPIGESRLREVFLKTDNYMNGKYFARIIKEVASDLEESKYQNAELRLSIYGKSPSEWAKLAKWAIQYNVYSDNVRWLIQIPRLYDIFKSNKIMNNFQEFLSNIFQPLFEVTNDPNSNIELHKFLTHVIGFDSVDDESKPENPMLDAEAKSPEEWDDEENPPYAYYLYYMYANMTVLNHFRKEQGLNTFVLRPHCGEAGPVQHLVCGFMLAENISHGLLLRKVPVLQYLYYLAQISIAMSPLSNNSLFLNYHRNPLPEFLARGLCITLSTDDPLQFHFTKEPLMEEYSIAAQVWKLSSCDMCELARNSVLMSGFPHEMKQYWLGPNYQKEGVAGNDITRTNVPDIRISFRHETLLDELTNIFKCRFMELNPPAPKSGGTSPAVPIVSLKRPSLV, translated from the exons atgttcggAAGCAAAGTTGAGTGCCAAAAGTGGACTTCCACAAGGAATTCAtg GGCTGCAGAATGCGGTCAGTCAGTGCGATCATTCGGTGGGAGCGAGGCCGGCGCGAACGCAGTGTTCGAGGAGGGGGCGCGGCTTCGAATCCCGGACGATGACGAACCTGACCTAGTGCTACCGCACTTTCAGAGAGTCGCTATCAGCGGGGAGGATACTTCTGGT GTGCCACTAGAAGACCTCCAGCAAGCATCCTCGTACCTGGTGCAGGCGCTGGAGATGCGCAAGCGCTACATGGAGATGTCGCAGCAGGCCTACGCGCCCATCACGGCGCGTTTCGTGCGCAGCATGGACGCCGACGCGCCGCAGCACACGCCCAGCCACAAGCACACACGACACATTGCTG ACCACATAGTCCACCCGCCATTCCGCGCGGGCAAGGACCCGTGGGAGTGTCCCTACCCCGCCGCGAAGGGCTACACCATCAAGTCTGAGAGCGGGGTGTTCAACTTGTACAAGAAGGGCGAGGACGGCAAGGAGACGCGTCTGCCCTACGAGTACATCAACCTGCAGCAGTACATACAGGATAAGGCTACTATGTGCAATATGATTGCTGATGGACCACT TAAGTCGTTCTGCTACCGTCGTCTGTCGTACCTGTCGTCCAAGTTCCAGCTGCACGTGCTACTGAACGAGCTGAGAGAGCTCGCCTCGCAGAAGGCAGTCCCTCACAGGGACTTCTATAACATCAG GAAGGTGGACACGCACATCCACGCAGCATCCTGCATGAACCAGAAGCACCTGCTGCGCTTCATCAAGAAGACGCTGAAGACGCACGCGGACGAGGTGGTCACGCTGCACAAGGGCTCGCCCATGACGCTCAAGGCCGTGTTCCAGTCCATGAACCTCAGCACCTATGACCTCACTGTGGACATGCTGGATGTTCATgct GACCGCAACACGTTCCATCGGTTCGACAAGTTCAACGCGAAGTACAACCCGATCGGAGAGAGCAGGCTGAGGGAGGTGTTCCTCAAGACTGACAACTACATGAACGGGAAGTACTTCGCCAGGATCATTAAG GAGGTAGCATCAGACTTGGAAGAGAGTAAGTACCAGAACGCGGAGTTGCGCCTGTCCATCTACGGCAAGAGTCCCAGCGAGTGGGccaagctggccaagtgggCCATACAGTACAACGTGTACTCAGACAACGTGCGCTGGCTCATACAGATACCTCGACTATA CGACATCTTCAAGTCGAACAAGATAATGAACAACTTCCAGGAGTTCCTGAGCAACATCTTCCAGCCGCTGTTCGAGGTCACCAACGATCCCAACAGCAACATCGAACTGCACAAGTTCTTAACT CACGTGATCGGCTTCGACAGCGTGGACGACGAGTCCAAGCCGGAGAACCCGATGCTGGACGCTGAAGCCAAGAGTCCTGAGGAGTGGGACGATGAGGAGAATCCTCCGTACGCCTACTACCTCTACTATATGTACGCCAACATGACCGTACTCAACCACTTCAGGAA GGAGCAAGGTCTGAACACGTTCGTGCTCCGTCCTCACTGCGGGGAGGCAGGTCCGGTCCAGCACCTGGTGTGTGGCTTCATGCTCGCTGAGAACATCTCCCACGGTCTGCTGCTCAGGAAG GTACCAGTCCTCCAGTACCTGTACTACCTGGCGCAGATCTCCATCGCGATGTCTCCGCTGTCCAACAACTCTCTGTTCCTGAACTACCACCGCAACCCGCTGCCCGAGTTCCTGGCGCGAGGACTGTGCATCACGCTCAGTACTGACGACCCGCTGCAGTTCCACTTTACCAAG GAGCCGCTGATGGAGGAGTACAGCATCGCGGCGCAGGTGTGGAAGCTCAGCTCGTGTGACATGTGCGAGCTCGCCAGGAACTCCGTGCTCATGTCCGGGTTCCCGCACGAG ATGAAGCAGTACTGGCTAGGCCCCAACTACCAGAAGGAGGGCGTGGCCGGCAACGACATCACCCGCACCAACGTGCCCGACATACGCATCTCCTTCCGACACGAGACCCTGCTCGACGAACTCACCAATATCTTCAAg